From Thermodesulfobacteriota bacterium:
AGGAGAGGTTGGCGAAGCTGGCTGGAGGGGTGGCGGTGATCCGGGTAGGAGCGGCGACGGAGGCAGAGATGAAGGAGAAGAAGGCCCGGGTAGAGGATGCGTTAAATGCGACCAGGGCGGCAGTAGAGGAGGGGATAGTGCCCGGGGGAGGAGTGGCGTTCATCCGGGCGATAAAGGGGTTAGACAATATAACGGAGGTAGACGACGAGGAGAGAGCGGGGGTGAACATAGTGAAGAAGGTGCTGGAGGAGCCGCTAAGGGAGATAGCGAGCAATGCCGGATGGGACGGGTCGATAGTGGTAGAGAAGGTGAAGGAGGGAAAGGGTTCGCATGGGTTTGATGCGGCCAGGTTGGAGTACTGTGATTTAGTGGAAGCAGGGATAGTGGACCCGACCAAGGTGGCCCGGAGTGCGCTACAGAATGCGGCGAGCGTAGCCGGGTTGTTATTGACCACGGAGGCCCTGGTTGCCGAAAAACCAAAGGAAGAGAAGAAATTTGGCGGCGGGATGCACGGGCATCCGGGAATGGAAGATGAATTCTAATCTAAAGTAAATAAATTACGGGGCGGTGTATGGCCTACGCCGTCCCCTTTTGTTTTCCCCGACGATAAGGCTTTTCCTGAAAGATGTAAGTTTCTTTACCATCGCTCGATTCTATCAATCAAGGCAATTTGAGACCTTTCTGGATTATTCCTATCCTGGTCAGTTCCTTATAGGTTTTGGTGTCAGTTTTATGAGATACAAAAAAGGCCAGGTCATTTGGCTCGTCTATATCTAGGGCTATTCTGGGAATGGTGTATTTTTCGTAGGGGATTTTTCTCTGTTCCGCTTCATGAATATGCCTTTTAAAGCTGTCGTATCCGAAGCGCGACGGAAAACAATCAGGCGGCCTCCTCAGAATGGCGTTTGTTCCCATCTCGTCCCGGGAAGGGATCAATATTGCCGATGGATATTCCCTTTCTCTTTCCAGAATAAAATCTATGTCTTCTGTTGTGGTGAGAGGTACATCTCCGGGTACGACTAGCACCGAGCTCGCCCCGATTTCTTTGCATATCACCGAAGCCAGGTCAACAGAGGCGCTTTCACCCTTCTGCTCCTTTTCCTGTATAACCTCGACCCCTAGGTTCTTGGCGATTTCTACTGCGCTCTCGTCCATAGTCACCACGAAAAAACGGTCAAGAAGCCTCGATTGTTTAATTGCGGTTAGCACATCCTCTAACATAGCCCGGGCTAAGGCAGTCCTGTCTTTTTGGGACAGGATAGGGGAAAGCCTTTCCTTGGCCTTAGATAGGTCTTTTACTGGCACAATGGAGAATTTCATTCGAACAATGTACAGGAATTTTACGCCTATTTCTACTAGCATAATTACCTGTTGCACCAGCAAATGCTTACAAGCACTAGGCCCAAGTATTTTGAACAATGCACTTTCTCAGATTGAAAAACCGCATTTTTTGGGGTTAAATTGACCACATACATGGGCATTGATTAACGATTTACATTCTCTATTGGCGAATCTTTAATGGCATAAGGAGAGCCCTATGCAAAGATTTCTCATGAATAGGTCGGCAAAGGCTGGTCTTCCTCCGGGGACGCTTGTTCATATAGGAGAAAAGAAAACGGATGAAGTAAAGATTACTCTTATCGATTATGACGAAAAGGATTTTCAGGAAATAGAGTTAAATTCTATCGAGGACTGTTTTCCCTATAAAGACAAATCCACCGTATCCTGGATAAATATAGATGGTCTTCACGATGTCGAGGTAATCCAAAAGGTTGGAAAACACTTTGGTCTTCATCCGCTCTTGCTGGAGGACGTTTTGAATACGTCACAACGTCCGAAGCTAGACGATTACGGTAATTATTTCTTTATTGTTTTAAAGATGCTTTCCTGTGATGAGGAAGAAGGCATAATAGAAGCGGAACAGATAAGTCTCATCCTGAGCTCCAAGCTGGTTATATCTTTTCAGGAGGGGGTAGGAGATGTTTTTAATTCTGTACGGGAGAGGATCAGGAATAACAAAGGGCGGATCAGAAAGGCCGGAGCCGATTACCTGGTTTATAGGCTTATGGACGCTGTAGTTGATAACTACTTTTTTATTCTTGAGAAAGTAGGAGAAAGGATAGAGGACTTGGAAGAAGAACTGGTGACCAATCCTACCACCGAAACCCTGGTGGAAATCCATGAATTGAAGAGGGAGATGATATTTCTCCGTAAATCGGTATGGCCTTTAAGAGAAGTGGTAACCAGCCTGGACCGCGATGAGTCATCTTTGATTGAAGCTTCGACACACACCTATCTGAGAGACCTCTACGACCACACGATCCAGGTAATCGATACGGTCGAGACCTTCAGAGACTTGATTTCCGGCATGCTGGACATATACCTTTCGAGCGTCGGTAACAGGATGAACGAGATCATGAAGGTATTAACCATTATCGCCACGATATTTATTCCGCTCACCTTTATCGCCGGTATCTATGGCATGAACTTTAATTACATGCCGGAACTGCAACATCCCTGGGGTTATCCGGCGGCACTAGGTGTAATGTTCTTATTAGGATGCTTAATGCTGGTTTACTTCAGAAAGAAAAGGTGGTTGTGAACGTTTGGCTCCTGGGGTGCTCACCATTCTAACCTATTCATGCCGTAGTTCTTCTATACTATCGGGCTTAGGTGCAGTGGTTGCCCGATAGAAATCAAAAAAGATAGATAATTAAAGGGGCTATTGCTTGAGTCATGAACAAAGTAGCGAGTTTAGTTGTAATAGCCCGGATATAATCAAACAGATACTGTATTAGCGAGTCGGACCGATTTCAATTCTCCGAATGTTACTCTGAATACCAAGCAAAGGAATAAATTCCGTCGAACCATGGGTCTTTCCTTCACCCTTCGTCTCCGCTCCAGGGTGAAGAGTTATTACTGTGAATTTTCCTTGTCCTACATGGTGAGTGCTTCGCAAGTTCAGCATAGGCTCAGTCGAACCATGAGCACATTCGATAAACTCAGTGTAAAATCGGCGAGGAGTCTATTATAGTTTTTTCCGTCATCCTGGAACGGAGCCAAAGATCTAGATTCTTCACCGCTTGGCTGCTCGAATGACGGTGGGGAGAATTCATCGAAGAAATTCAGGCGCAGTCGGACAAACCAAATTTTCATTATTATAATTTAAGGGAAATCAGAAGTGAGTTACTGGCGGTTGTTCAGTGGCTGGTAGCACCATTGCTTTTGCAGCATTCTACCAGTTGAATAAGGAGGTCATTTTGGAACTCTCTTGCTTTCCATCCTGAGCCATTATCCAGTATGGAAAAAACGAGGACATCTCCGGTTTTGGTGTAGATATAGCCGGAGAGAGACCGTACATTGCTCAAATACCCGGTCTTTGCGAATACTCTGCCCTTTACGTCTGGTGTGCTGAACCTATTTTTAAGCGTTCCGTCCACACCGGCAATAGGAAGGGAAGTGATAAACTGGAGGCTGATCATTTGATTTTTGTAGGCGTACTTAAGGACATCAGACAAAACTTTTGGTGAAACTTGATTGAGCGGAGAAAGACCGGACCCGTCGACAATGACAAATTCATCATTCACGCCAATTCTATGGAGAAACTCGGTGACAACCTGGGCCCCGCTTTCCCAGCTTCCCGGAATATACTTGAATTCCGCTCCAAGTGTCTTTAGGATGTTCTCTCCTATGATGTTCACGCTATTTTTATTGTATTCGTTTATTATCAAATTCAGCGGGTCAGAATAATGGGTGTAAATAATCCTGGCCCAGTGTGGGACTTTATTCATAACTACAAACCCCTGGACCTTTATCCCGGAGTCTTCCAGTATCTTCCGGAAGGCGCTTCCGGTATAGGTGGTCGGGTTATTGACGGTGGTCTTGATTGTATATGAAGGAGTTCGTGGAGAAATCCTTCCCTGAAGCATTATCGTCTTTCCGTCTTCAAGCCACTTTGCCGTAACTCCCCCCTTTTTGTTGCTGGTAACCGCCTTGTTTATGATATTTATATTTGTGCCGCTTGGTTCTAACTTCACCTTAGGGATCTGACCGAGCTTTGAAGGATACACTTTTATTTCAAAGGTATTCTGGTTGAGGGTAAGCGCACTTATCGGCGGGCTGTAAAAGTCTCCTTTCCATTGCTCTTTCCATCCCTTCCCATATCTCGTGCTGTCAAAAAAGGAATCATCTACGGTGATTCCGCCCCTCACCTCTTTTATACCCAGTTTTTTGAATTCATGTGCTATAGAATTGAGATGCTCGGTGCTTAGAGTCGGGTCCCCATAGCCCTTTATGTAAAGTCCGCCATGAAGAACACCTTCTAATACCCCTCCGCCGGAGTAAAACTCGGTTTTAAATCTGTAATCACCCCCGAGAAGAGAGAGTGCGGCGACGGAGGTTATCACTTTCTGGTTTGATGCCGGGACGAAGAGTTTTTCTGAGTTGTGTTCCAGAATTTTTTGATCAGTTGTGAGAGACTTTACGATTACTCCGAGCTTACCATTACTTCTTGCCTCTTCCGGAATTAGTTGATAAAGGTCCTGCGACCACCCAGCGCCGCTTGTGATGAGGAATAATGCCGCTATCGCTGAGTAAAGAATCTTCATCAGGGCAACTATCTTAACACGCATCCGGAAAATTGAAAAGGGTAATTGATGAAATTTTAAATAGTTTCCGTTTTCTAATTATGAGCTACGATATCGGATGCGAATAATTGAACTGCAAGCAGATTATCATAACATTGTTGATATGTAGAATGGTTGTGGCCATTGGGTGATTCTACGATTAAAGAAGAAATCCAGTTGGAACGGTCTCTATATCAATGCGCCTCGGCCCAGTTCTTTCCTACACCTATATCCACCCGCAGCGGGACGCGTAGCCTCCAGGCGCCCTCCATCTCTGCCTTTATTATTCTCGAGACCTCCTCGAGTTCATCCTCGTGGGCTTCGAATAAAAGCTCATCATGCACCTGGAGTATCATTCTGGATTTGAAACCGGACTTTAGTTTCTGATGGATTTTAATCATGGCAATTTTAATTATGTCGGCGGCAGAGCCCTGAATAGGGGTGTTTATGGCCGTGCGCTCCCCGAACCCTCTTGTCCCTCTGTCTTTTGACCAGAGTTCTGGAATAGGCCGGCGGCGTCCAAGTATGGTTACGGCATAGCCGGTCCTTTGTGCATACTGAACGGACTTTTCCATGTAAGACTTCACGCTCTGGTAACGCTTGAAATACTCGTTAATATAGCTCTTGGCTATGGAATTCGACGTCCCCAACTGTTTTGCCAGCCCAAATCCGCTTATTCCGTATATGATTCCGAAGTTGATGGTCTTAGCCAGCCTTCTCATCTCCGGCG
This genomic window contains:
- a CDS encoding TCP-1/cpn60 chaperonin family protein — encoded protein: ERLAKLAGGVAVIRVGAATEAEMKEKKARVEDALNATRAAVEEGIVPGGGVAFIRAIKGLDNITEVDDEERAGVNIVKKVLEEPLREIASNAGWDGSIVVEKVKEGKGSHGFDAARLEYCDLVEAGIVDPTKVARSALQNAASVAGLLLTTEALVAEKPKEEKKFGGGMHGHPGMEDEF
- the dacB gene encoding D-alanyl-D-alanine carboxypeptidase/D-alanyl-D-alanine-endopeptidase codes for the protein MKILYSAIAALFLITSGAGWSQDLYQLIPEEARSNGKLGVIVKSLTTDQKILEHNSEKLFVPASNQKVITSVAALSLLGGDYRFKTEFYSGGGVLEGVLHGGLYIKGYGDPTLSTEHLNSIAHEFKKLGIKEVRGGITVDDSFFDSTRYGKGWKEQWKGDFYSPPISALTLNQNTFEIKVYPSKLGQIPKVKLEPSGTNINIINKAVTSNKKGGVTAKWLEDGKTIMLQGRISPRTPSYTIKTTVNNPTTYTGSAFRKILEDSGIKVQGFVVMNKVPHWARIIYTHYSDPLNLIINEYNKNSVNIIGENILKTLGAEFKYIPGSWESGAQVVTEFLHRIGVNDEFVIVDGSGLSPLNQVSPKVLSDVLKYAYKNQMISLQFITSLPIAGVDGTLKNRFSTPDVKGRVFAKTGYLSNVRSLSGYIYTKTGDVLVFSILDNGSGWKAREFQNDLLIQLVECCKSNGATSH
- the cofC gene encoding 2-phospho-L-lactate guanylyltransferase, with translation MLVEIGVKFLYIVRMKFSIVPVKDLSKAKERLSPILSQKDRTALARAMLEDVLTAIKQSRLLDRFFVVTMDESAVEIAKNLGVEVIQEKEQKGESASVDLASVICKEIGASSVLVVPGDVPLTTTEDIDFILEREREYPSAILIPSRDEMGTNAILRRPPDCFPSRFGYDSFKRHIHEAEQRKIPYEKYTIPRIALDIDEPNDLAFFVSHKTDTKTYKELTRIGIIQKGLKLP
- the corA gene encoding magnesium/cobalt transporter CorA gives rise to the protein MQRFLMNRSAKAGLPPGTLVHIGEKKTDEVKITLIDYDEKDFQEIELNSIEDCFPYKDKSTVSWINIDGLHDVEVIQKVGKHFGLHPLLLEDVLNTSQRPKLDDYGNYFFIVLKMLSCDEEEGIIEAEQISLILSSKLVISFQEGVGDVFNSVRERIRNNKGRIRKAGADYLVYRLMDAVVDNYFFILEKVGERIEDLEEELVTNPTTETLVEIHELKREMIFLRKSVWPLREVVTSLDRDESSLIEASTHTYLRDLYDHTIQVIDTVETFRDLISGMLDIYLSSVGNRMNEIMKVLTIIATIFIPLTFIAGIYGMNFNYMPELQHPWGYPAALGVMFLLGCLMLVYFRKKRWL